The nucleotide window CATCGTTTGCATTAACAAATTCTCCACAAAATTTTCAAAAATATTAAGAGCGATATTTTATCCTAAATCCTGACTATCACAATTGAAGTTTTGAATGTTTTTCCAATAAAAACCATGTTTTAGGTGATTTTATGGGTTCTTTTTACTTACTCAACCCTATTAGACTTGAATTATTGCGAGATTTAGATAAAATCATTTTTTTGGAATTGCATGGCAACTTAAAACTTTTTAAGTTATTAAGTGCAATCAAAAAAGCAACCTTGCAGAAAGCATTTATAAACACCTAGTCCAAGCTGGATATTTATAAATACTTCTCTCGGGTTGCTTTTTTTGTTTATCCAACACATGAATTTGCTTTCAGCGTGAATTATGGTTACAAAACCATAACGATTATTAGGATATTTTATGTCAGATCATTTAATGAATACTTATGCAAGATTACCGGTGACCTTCGAAAAAGGTGACGGAGCGACCCTGCATGATACTAATGGAAAATCGTACCTTGATGCCATCAGCGGAATTGCCGTATGTAGTTTAGGCCACGCCCACCCTGCAATAAGTGATGCGATTTGCAAACAAAGCCAAACCTTGATTCACACCAGCAACCTCTATCAAATCGCCAACCAACAAGCGCTTGCCGATAAGTTGATTGAACACTCTGGCATGGATAAAGTGTTTTTCTCCAATTCCGGCGCTGAGGCGAATGAAGCGGCGATTAAAATCGCCCGAAAATATGCCCACAAACACAATATCGACAACCCTTGCATTATCGTCATGGAAAACAGTTTTCACGGCCGTACCTTAGCGACGTTGTCAGCAACGGGAAATCCAAAAGTTCACGAAGGTTTTGCCCCCTTGGTTGAAGGTTTTATACGTGTACCGTTCGATGATATCGATGCCGTTAAGGCACACAGCGATAACAAAAACATTGTTGCCATTCTAGTAGAACCCGTACAAGGTGAAGGCGGTATTCATGTACCTAAAACAGGTTACTTAGCAACACTTCGTGAAATTTGTGATGCGAATAACTGGCTACTGATGGTTGACGAAATTCAAACCGGGATGGGACGCACTGGCGAATGGTTCGCATTCCAGCATGACAATATCAAGCCAGATGTATTAACTCTTGCCAAAGCATTAGGTAACGGTATGCCGATTGGTGCATGTCTTGCACAAGGCGAAGCTGCCAATACCTTTGCTCCAGGTAATCACGGTACCACTTTCGGCGGAAACCCGCTTGCCTGCGCCGCCGGCTTAGCGGTAATCAATACCATGGAAGTTCATAACCATGTCGCTGCGGTTGCTAAGAAAGGTCAATTACTGATTGAACAATTCCAGCAAACCCTTAAAGGACAAAATGGTGTCGTTGAGGTTCGCGGCAAAGGCTACATGATTGGTATTCAACTTGACCGCCCTTGTGGTGACCTGGTTACCATGGCCCTTGAACAGGGTTTGCTCATCAATGTCACCCGCGGCGATACCGTTAGACTGCTACCGACTTTTGTCATGAGCACAGAACAAACCGTATTCTTAGTTAATACACTCAGTGAATTAATTAAAACCTTTTTAAACAAATAAAATAAAGATTAGAAAGATGACTGTAAGACACTTTTTAACCCTACAAGACTTAACACCTGCGGAACTAAGGCAGATTATGCAGCGTGGCACAGAACTTAAAGCCATGCATAAAGCGGGGGAAATATTTGAACCCCTGAAAAATCAAACCTTAGCGATGATTTTTGAAAAATCTTCAACACGTACCCGTATCTCATTTGAAGCGGGCATGACTCAATTGGGAGGTCACGCGTTGTTTCTATCTTCAAACGATACCCAGCTTGGTCGCGGTGAGCCGATTGAAGACAGTGCACGTGTGATTTCCAGCATGGTGGACGGCATCATGATTCGTACTTTTGGCCATGACATTGTGGAAACCTTTGCAAAACATTCATCGGTACCAGTCATCAATGCTTTGACGGATGATTACCACCCTTGTCAGCTATTGGCTGACATGCAAACCTATCAAGAGCACCGTGGAAGCATTGAAGGCAAGACGGTTACTTGGGTCGGTGACGGGAATAACATGTGCCACTCCTATATTAATGCCGC belongs to Thiomicrorhabdus immobilis and includes:
- a CDS encoding aspartate aminotransferase family protein; protein product: MSDHLMNTYARLPVTFEKGDGATLHDTNGKSYLDAISGIAVCSLGHAHPAISDAICKQSQTLIHTSNLYQIANQQALADKLIEHSGMDKVFFSNSGAEANEAAIKIARKYAHKHNIDNPCIIVMENSFHGRTLATLSATGNPKVHEGFAPLVEGFIRVPFDDIDAVKAHSDNKNIVAILVEPVQGEGGIHVPKTGYLATLREICDANNWLLMVDEIQTGMGRTGEWFAFQHDNIKPDVLTLAKALGNGMPIGACLAQGEAANTFAPGNHGTTFGGNPLACAAGLAVINTMEVHNHVAAVAKKGQLLIEQFQQTLKGQNGVVEVRGKGYMIGIQLDRPCGDLVTMALEQGLLINVTRGDTVRLLPTFVMSTEQTVFLVNTLSELIKTFLNK
- the argF gene encoding ornithine carbamoyltransferase — translated: MTVRHFLTLQDLTPAELRQIMQRGTELKAMHKAGEIFEPLKNQTLAMIFEKSSTRTRISFEAGMTQLGGHALFLSSNDTQLGRGEPIEDSARVISSMVDGIMIRTFGHDIVETFAKHSSVPVINALTDDYHPCQLLADMQTYQEHRGSIEGKTVTWVGDGNNMCHSYINAAAQYGFKLRIACPEGYDPNMDLVNANSDRVEIVRNTLDAAENSDLIVTDVWASMGQEEEQKLRERAFADYQVNKEVMDKADKEALFMHCLPAHRGEEVTADVIDAKDSVVWDEAENRLHAQKALLEFLMAKK